One window of the Prinia subflava isolate CZ2003 ecotype Zambia chromosome 1, Cam_Psub_1.2, whole genome shotgun sequence genome contains the following:
- the CNDP1 gene encoding beta-Ala-His dipeptidase isoform X3: MKHVLQDRQGGLQSMFRSYFSNVCHLQATETKRERYQHHSTHPLQNPSSRSRLLTLKDSIPFSPVLLSKTVMSSSSSSSLEMEIFQYIDAHQKDFIKDLTEWVAVESDSVQPHLRKEVMRMMALAADRLAALGATVDLVNLGSHQLPDGQVLPLPSVILGELGKDPQNPTVCFYGHVDVQPAKKEDGWNTDPYTLTEIDGNLYGRGATDNKGPVLAWINAVETLKALKLVMPVNFKFVIEGMEEAGSLGLEKLLEEENQSFFSDVDYIVISDNLWLSNTKPALTYGSRGNACFFVEVECGSKDLHSGTFGGIIHEPLLDLIALLDSLVDSTGHIQIPGIYDNVAALTEEERKLYESIEFDIEEHRNNCGVKKFLYGTKEEILQHLWRYPSLSIHGIEGAFHEPGIKTVIPAKVIGKFSIRQVPHMDLSVVEKQVVEHLEGVFSKRNSPNRLKVSMPLGAKPWLADVNDLLYKAGRMAIKTVFGEDPDFIRDGSTIPVARMFQTVTQKSVMMLPIGAADDGEHSQNEKISRHNYIEGTKLFAAFFLEISKLHRNLHETSHTETIN, translated from the exons ATAGCATCCCtttcagccctgtgctgctctctaAGACAGTAATgtcctcctcatcctcttcaTCGTTGGAGATGGAGATCTTCCAGTATATTGATGCACATCAAAAGGATTTCATCAAG GATCTGACGGAATGGGTGGCTGTGGAAAGCGACTCTGTTCAACCACATCTGAGGAAAGAAGTAATGCGAATGATGGCACTGGCAGCAGACAGACTTGCAGCACTGGGAGCCACCGTGGATTTAGTAAACTTGGGGTCACATCAG CTGCCTGATGGCCAAGTCCTCCCACTGCCTTCTGTGATTCttggggagctggggaaggatccACAAAACCCCACTGTCTGTTTCTACGGTCATGTGGATGTGCAGCCTGCCAAGAAGGAAGATGGCTGGAACACTGACCCCTACACACTGACTGAAATTGATG gaaacCTCTATGGGCGTGGAGCAACAGACAATAAGGGACCAGTCCTAGCTTGGATAAATGCAGTGGAAACACTTAAAGCCTTGAAATTA GTTATGCCAGTGAACTTCAAGTTTGTAATTGAAGGCATGGAAGAAGCAGGATCCTTGGGGCTGGAGAAGCTACTTGAGGAAGAAAACCAGAGCTTCTTCTCTGATGTTGATTATATTGTAATTTCAGACAACCTGTGGCTCAGCAACACGAAGCCTGCCCTTACCTATGGGAGTCGGGGAAATGCCTGCTTCTTTGTGGAG GTTGAATGTGGCAGCAAGGACCTTCACTCTGGAACTTTTGGAGGCATCATTCACGAGCCGCTGCTGGACCTGATAGCGCTGCTGG ACAGCCTTGTGGATTCCACAGGTCATATTCAGATCCCTGGAATTTATGACAATGTTGCTGCCCTGAcggaggaggaaaggaaattatATGAATCGATTGAATTTGATATAGAGGAACACAGAAATAACTGTGGTGTGAAAAAATTCCTCTATGGCACCAAG gaagaaatacttCAACACCTGTGGCGTTACCCCTCTCTCTCTATTCATGGGATTGAAGGAGCTTTCCATGAACCAGGCATTAAAACAGTAATTCCAGCAAAAGTAATTGGCAAATTCTCAATCCGTCAGGTCCCCCACATGGACCTTTCAGTTGTGGAAAAACAG GTGGTGGAACACTTGGAGGGTGTCTTTTCCAAGAGGAACAGTCCAAACAGACTGAAAGTGTCCATGCCTTTGGGTGCAAAGCCCTGGCTTGCTGATGTTAATGATCTACTATATAAAGCAGGAAGAATGGCAATAAAAACAG TTTTTGGAGAAGATCCAGATTTCATTCGTGATGGCTCAACAATTCCTGTTGCCAGAATGTTCCAGACTGTAACACAGAAAAGTGTGATGATGCTTCCGATTGGAGCAGCCGATGACGGGGAGCATTCCCAGAATGAGAAAATAAGCAG ACACAACTATATTGAAGGAACCAAATTATTTGCAGCTTTTTTCCTGGAGATATCAAAGCTACATCGGAACTTACATGAAACTTCCCACACAGAGACTATCAACTGA
- the CNDP1 gene encoding beta-Ala-His dipeptidase isoform X4: MSSSSSSSLEMEIFQYIDAHQKDFIKDLTEWVAVESDSVQPHLRKEVMRMMALAADRLAALGATVDLVNLGSHQLPDGQVLPLPSVILGELGKDPQNPTVCFYGHVDVQPAKKEDGWNTDPYTLTEIDGNLYGRGATDNKGPVLAWINAVETLKALKLVMPVNFKFVIEGMEEAGSLGLEKLLEEENQSFFSDVDYIVISDNLWLSNTKPALTYGSRGNACFFVEVECGSKDLHSGTFGGIIHEPLLDLIALLDSLVDSTGHIQIPGIYDNVAALTEEERKLYESIEFDIEEHRNNCGVKKFLYGTKEEILQHLWRYPSLSIHGIEGAFHEPGIKTVIPAKVIGKFSIRQVPHMDLSVVEKQVVEHLEGVFSKRNSPNRLKVSMPLGAKPWLADVNDLLYKAGRMAIKTVFGEDPDFIRDGSTIPVARMFQTVTQKSVMMLPIGAADDGEHSQNEKISRHNYIEGTKLFAAFFLEISKLHRNLHETSHTETIN; encoded by the exons ATgtcctcctcatcctcttcaTCGTTGGAGATGGAGATCTTCCAGTATATTGATGCACATCAAAAGGATTTCATCAAG GATCTGACGGAATGGGTGGCTGTGGAAAGCGACTCTGTTCAACCACATCTGAGGAAAGAAGTAATGCGAATGATGGCACTGGCAGCAGACAGACTTGCAGCACTGGGAGCCACCGTGGATTTAGTAAACTTGGGGTCACATCAG CTGCCTGATGGCCAAGTCCTCCCACTGCCTTCTGTGATTCttggggagctggggaaggatccACAAAACCCCACTGTCTGTTTCTACGGTCATGTGGATGTGCAGCCTGCCAAGAAGGAAGATGGCTGGAACACTGACCCCTACACACTGACTGAAATTGATG gaaacCTCTATGGGCGTGGAGCAACAGACAATAAGGGACCAGTCCTAGCTTGGATAAATGCAGTGGAAACACTTAAAGCCTTGAAATTA GTTATGCCAGTGAACTTCAAGTTTGTAATTGAAGGCATGGAAGAAGCAGGATCCTTGGGGCTGGAGAAGCTACTTGAGGAAGAAAACCAGAGCTTCTTCTCTGATGTTGATTATATTGTAATTTCAGACAACCTGTGGCTCAGCAACACGAAGCCTGCCCTTACCTATGGGAGTCGGGGAAATGCCTGCTTCTTTGTGGAG GTTGAATGTGGCAGCAAGGACCTTCACTCTGGAACTTTTGGAGGCATCATTCACGAGCCGCTGCTGGACCTGATAGCGCTGCTGG ACAGCCTTGTGGATTCCACAGGTCATATTCAGATCCCTGGAATTTATGACAATGTTGCTGCCCTGAcggaggaggaaaggaaattatATGAATCGATTGAATTTGATATAGAGGAACACAGAAATAACTGTGGTGTGAAAAAATTCCTCTATGGCACCAAG gaagaaatacttCAACACCTGTGGCGTTACCCCTCTCTCTCTATTCATGGGATTGAAGGAGCTTTCCATGAACCAGGCATTAAAACAGTAATTCCAGCAAAAGTAATTGGCAAATTCTCAATCCGTCAGGTCCCCCACATGGACCTTTCAGTTGTGGAAAAACAG GTGGTGGAACACTTGGAGGGTGTCTTTTCCAAGAGGAACAGTCCAAACAGACTGAAAGTGTCCATGCCTTTGGGTGCAAAGCCCTGGCTTGCTGATGTTAATGATCTACTATATAAAGCAGGAAGAATGGCAATAAAAACAG TTTTTGGAGAAGATCCAGATTTCATTCGTGATGGCTCAACAATTCCTGTTGCCAGAATGTTCCAGACTGTAACACAGAAAAGTGTGATGATGCTTCCGATTGGAGCAGCCGATGACGGGGAGCATTCCCAGAATGAGAAAATAAGCAG ACACAACTATATTGAAGGAACCAAATTATTTGCAGCTTTTTTCCTGGAGATATCAAAGCTACATCGGAACTTACATGAAACTTCCCACACAGAGACTATCAACTGA